The nucleotide sequence CGAGAATTGTTGATATTTTCGACAAGACAATTTAAATTACttattcatatttgttttttatttctatttttttcgtcttttatttttatttatttcaaaaataccaacaaaaacgttttgtttcttgttagttttttttttaacaaatcaaaatgaaatatattgctCAAAGAAGGATAAATTCACCCCGCACAAGGTGTACTAAAATGGTGAATCACCCAAAATCTGTTACAAAGACCAGACACCTATGAAAAGAGTGTCAacaccaaaccaaacaaaagcAATTACATGCCACCCATACATAATAATGGATGGCGCCACCAATCATGAAAACCGAAAGCTAAAGGAATAAAATCCGAAGATAACCATAAAAAGGAAGTCCGCTTCACCTTGTCAAAAATATTATGAGGATCGATTACAGCATTTTTGAAGACACGGTTGTTTCTATCCTTCCAAATTTTCAAACTGAAGCAAGCCAAATAACCTTTAGGTAAGAATATGAAGCTCTCGGCATGCCCGCCAACTGAGTAAATTGAAGATAAAGTTCTTTAATGTGCCCAGGATAAACAAAAGATATTCCAAGCCAATGACATATTAAATACCAAACATTCCTAAATTGATCGCATTCAAGAAAAAGATGGTCCGTCGTCTCAATGTTACCACATCCACCAACACCCAGACTATCATTCGGTTGAAGAACATAACGCCGCACCAAATTTGATCTTGTCGGGATTCTATCTTAAAGAAGACGCCAAGCAAAGATTGAGACTTTTGCCGGAACAAGCTTATGCCAGACATCATTATAGTCACTAGTAACCATCGGTTCATCAGCAGAAGTTAGAAATCGATATGTCCCGCGAACCGAGTAGCCATGTATAGGATCTAGCAACCACCTCCAATGATATTGAACATTTTCCTGCAAAATAACGTTATTCAACAAAACAGAGAGTTCCCTCACACTATCCTCCTCCCACGCCAACAAACGCCTCCTCCATCCCCAAGCATTACCACCTTATTCCCACCCCCAATCTGACCATGTCCTCCACCAAGCACTCCTTATGCACTGACAACTCATACAAACGACTGAACTGAAGCTTTAAGGGAGCCCCACCTAGCCGGTTGTCCGTCCAAAAGAATGTGTTTCTACCATTTCCAACCACCCGCCTAGTAATGTCATCAAACCAATTTCCAATCCCCGACCCAACCCCTTCCCTCACGTGACAGATCATCCTCCACCACAAGGAAGTGTCCATTCCCCCTTCCTTAATACTCCCCCCCTCTTCTCCATACCTAGCCTTTAAAATACAGTACCATAATTCATCATTCTCCTCTAataacctccaacaccatttttctaacaaagataaattaaattccTCCAACCTCCGTACCAACCTCCGTACCCTTAGACCACCACAATTCACAGGTAAACAAATAGAGTCTTAATTAatccaaacaatttttttagagaccTCACAAAAGTTGACCTTTAAACCAGATACCTTTTCAAGTAACCAACACAGCACGTTAACGGGTCCTTTTATCATAACCTTACGAATTTAAAATAGCTCACGGAAGCAGAAAACGCATGGCGGCGGAGGCAGATGCGGATCAACCACCATATCTGCCTGATGAATTGATCACCAAAATCTTAGTAAGATTACCGGTTAAGTCTCTTATTCGTTTCAAATCCGTTTGTAAGTTATGGTTTTCTCTTATCTCTGATTCTCACTTTGCAAATTCACATTTTCAACTTACTTCTTCAACACACACCCGTAGAATTCTCTTCATAACAGGAATTCCTGAATTTCGATCTATAGCTTTAGATTCATTGTTTACTTCTGATTCTGCTCCTGCTCTATTGAACCCTAATTTTGATCTTCCTAAATCTCATTTTGATCTTAAAGTTATAGGTTCATGTAGAGGTTTTATATTGTTGGAGTGTTTTTCAAACATTTACGTATGGAATCCATCCACCGGAGTTCATAGACAAATACCTTCGCCTCCTCCCAATTATTCACGTTTAAATTTCTATGGTTTTGGTTATGACGAGTCAAGAGATGATTACTTGGTAGTTTTAGTATCCTATGATTGTATTCCATACTCACATGATGTGCTATCTCGCATTTGGATTTTTTCAATGAGAGCTAATGTGTGCAACGAAATTGTGAGTCCTGCACATTTACCTTTTTATAGTGAGCTTTCTCCTTTTGCTTATTCTGTGGTAGAGTCCGTCTTCAATGGGGCTATTCACTGGTTGGCTATTCGTCATGATGTATGCGAGTATGTTATTGTTTCCTTTCATTTAATTGAAAGGATACTTCTAGAAATTCCTCTCCCAGATGATCATGATGATGATATTGAATATGGTTCGACAGATTGTAGTTTATGGGTATTTAGAGGATTTCTCAGTCTATGGGTTATGAGGGACGAGGATAAAGTTGATATATGGGTGATGAAAGAATACAAAGTGCAGTCTTCTTGGAGTAAAACTCTTGTTTTTGATTTGCATACCATTTCTTACATTTCCCTTGTATGTTGTACAAAAAGTGGTGATATTGTTGGAACAGATGGATGTACTGGATTGGTGAGATATGATAACGAAGGGGAGTTCCTAGAGCATAACGATTATTGTAAAGATTCAGAAAATGGATTCGGATTGGTTGTGTATACAGAGTCTCTGCTTTCGTTGCCCAGTGACATTGAGCAAGCTTAAGAAAATGGCACAAACAAGAAGAACGAGGTAgttatattttctctttcaccGTTTTCCGGATATTTATAACGATGCTGTATTATGAACTATTGGGTAGCTGCATTTGTAACATGAGCCAGTAGGTCACATGAGTTGATCCAATATGTCATGAAATGTTTATTGTTTCTTAACTATTTGTAATATGTTTATTGGAAATATTGGCAGCTTTGTTTCTATGATTTACTCATATTTATGCATGTGTGATTGGATTCTGTTCTAATGCATGTTGTGTTCACTGCTTGAAATTATTTTACATGGTAAATTAGTCTAGTGACTCTATGCATGTTGATCATGATCACAATTACCCGACTTTGACTcagaattttattaaaaatttgatcATAGTTACATGTTTATTTGAATCAAATAGATGGTTTTATTCTCTAATTTCATTGGACTCTAATATCTTTGGTAATGCTAAATTCTCTGTTTTAAGCCAGGAAAAATgattaatttcaaataaatgatCTGCACATGACcatttaaatgaatttttaatactttAGATCAAAAGAAACATCAAACTAAATCATCTCATGAACCTTAACAGTGCTAAAATTACAACTTAGAGTTTTCAACTATATGCTGTTTGCATGGTGATAAGCTGCAGATGTGAGTGTTAATTGTTAGCCATAGGCATAAGACAGAGAAATAAAGTTTTAATTGCAATCTGTTTGATTAGATTTGTGGAAATTTCGTTGGCCTCCCAATGACTAACATATTGTTTCTTCCATTGTTGGATTCAGAAGTAGTTTATCTTcctttttgttcaaattttgtgTACCTGATTTGGTTGAAATTCTATTTCACAAAGCATACATATTACTTTACCTGTTTTATTAGGTATATTAGACGAGATCATGAAAGGAAAGCAAAAATTATCTAAACAGGCTGGTGGGGAATACTatattgttgtaatttttttaaaacattctCTGTTCTAATAACTCGAATAAAGAAACTTTGAAGTGCATTGAAGCCTGGCATACCTTTTTTTACACCGTAACTGGTTCTTTACATGGTGGTTAAGTATGAAAAAGACACAAGGGAAACTATGTCATATTTTACAGATGAAAATGCTTCAAAGAAAACAACAGAGATATGACTATTTGATTGACTAAGTTGTACAATGATATCAAAGTATTGTGTGTGCAGGGGATGTGAAATTTGAACAAGCAACCAAGTGGAATTGGAATGAAAGTATTGAGAAgatgtgaaggttaaattagaTTAAGGTGATCATGAAAGTGATGTAGACTTTTGGTAAGAAAGTGAAGTAGATTATACAAGTGTTTGCAAATCATAGATGGTTATTAAATCAACTAGATGTCAAGGCCAAAGAGTTATGTTCAAAGAGGTAGTGAGCTACACAAGGCATTATGTGGACTTAAACAGTCCTTATAGCTGATTTGAGTCCTGTTTTACCAGTGAATGATTCCAAAAGAGCAAGGGTGAGCTAACAGTAACACTATTCTAAAATAGAACAAATAACGCAAAACTCTTACTGTCAATGTTTGTAGATTATCTCATTCACACTAAAAATGATGAATACCATTAAAAGTTCAATAAAAATtgagtttgacaaaaattaGGGAAAAATGATGAGTAGTCTCCGTTACATTAGAGACAGATTACATAAAAATTTAGAGATTAACCATTAACCAATCAACAAAAACTTGTCACATAGCACTATCAGTATGATGAGATTGGCTTCAAATGTAACTCTAAAACAAGCATCAAAGGGTCATCGAAGGTGTTTACTATCTCAAGTTATCAAACAAACGTTTTTATTCAAGTTGAATTTTCTTGTGGTTTTTTAGGCCATTTTTAAGGTTACCTTTTACCTTAAAAGGATGTAATGCTTAGTGGGGATTCACTATGCTGCAAACCTGCGTTGCCACTATCAATGAGGCAGGTCAAATTAAACATCAACGCATACTGTTTGtatcaatatatatatcatcTTATGCAGAAAAGTTGAACGATTTTTACTTATTTACTCAGTTAAACAATGACAATAAGTGTCTTCTACCATGAGGAGCCACCATACCATTCCAAGAGATGCAATTTGaactttggaatttttttttataggggatAGAATGAATAATTGCCATCCTATATTGAGAGTGATTATGCTTGTGATAACctataagacaaaaaaaaaaaaaattacttaagcTATGGTTGCTTATTTCCAgtggtatttaaaaaaatcacttatagtggtaattttaaattgaaaccGACACATTTAGACTTTTGAAGCATTGACTTCACAacgtcaaagaaaaaaaaacaatgacttCACAACTTTCAAtataatatgattatatttgatTACTTAACCAATATCTATGGAACATTAGTTAGTATTCTCCGCGATTGAAGACACATTGTATGCCTCATTTGTTTCATTTGACACCAAAGCAACTTCAATTATAACATTTTGTAAAAGGTGAATGCAGCTAGGAAAAGTATTAACGGATtgttaaaacatcaaatataaaacttaatattttgaatttatttaaaaatcaaaatctttatAAATTGTTTGATCTAAATAATATAGTCATTGGCGTACTAACTCAATGAATGAAAGGTATCCCAGATGCAATGAATCAATTGTCCTTAGGAACTTGTTGTTACTTACGGAAGTAAAAAGCATGTTAACAATCCTATATATCAACTACATAAGACTTGTTTGGATTTAtctatttgagtttatctactagcacaaacacttgtgagattgtttaaaagaaattgtgaaaacaacttatatatcAAAATGCAGCACTACTATACAAAACAATAGTACTTCTAACTTCTATTAAAttaagaattctgctcttctcccAGCAAGTTTCGCTCCCACCCAATCAAACTGACCAAAATATCTATGcattagttaactaacgcatgtGTAAATCAAACGTGACTTAATTTTACACATGCGTAACTTAAATCACGCCGCATAAATTAACTCATGCAGGTGTTATATCccgcatgagttaactcacgctaattTACACATAGATTCTCTATATCTATGAAAACACCATCGTTGACAATTGAAATCCAATCAAACAAAATGCTTTATTACCTGCAGATAGAACAAAACAAATATCAAAGTCAAAACCACATGTATCCAATCCAATTTAGTAGAAAGTATAAATGTTGTGAACTTGTCACAAAACCACATGTATCAAATTCATAAGACTACAAATGTTGTAGCCCTTTTTAAGAGTTTCTTCGATTGCTTCATTGCTCAAATTTTGTTAACATGGCAGCATGCATGTTGTGCTCAATCTCTGTCCACCATCATGCATCTTGATCTGCTATTATAATAATCCAAGTGATTTTAAGAATCATTATAAGTTCTAAATTTTAATGCAAAGTCATATTTCTTACTATAAAACTTATAGTGACTTCTATTGTTAACGAGGCAGCATGCATGTTGTGTTCAACCTCTGTCCACCGTCATCTATTAATTTTAAGAaggaaaatgagaaagaaaacaagcgtgagttaactcacgtgggTTATAACACCTGCgcggcgtgacttaagtcacatatgtgtaaaattaagtcatgtttttttttttgaacaatcaaaaatgaaattatattaacaaCAGGAGTCTCACTAGCACAAGACGTGCCACAAAGACTACTTCAGAATTCTATACAACCACAAAACCAAGttagccaatacccaaacatTGTAACGGGTTTGACCACCAACTAATAgtgccaaacaaaaaagaagtttttCTAGCCTTCAACCAACCTAAAGacaaatatttaactttatcaAGCAACCTGGGTAAAGGAGTAATAGAATCATTGAAAAACATATTGTTACGTTCAGTCCATAAGACTCAGGCACAAAGAAGCCAAATAAGCTGGAAAAAAGACTATGTAGCCTTACTTCCACTTGTTGAGTGAACAAACTGAACAAAGTGATCAGACAAAACATTAGTGTCCACTCCATAAGTATTTTAGTCAGTTTAGCTTAGTGGGAGcgaaatttattagaaaaaagagcagaattcttaaATTAAAACTACCATTAACAAAAGCCAAACACAAATGCACATCAAGCACAAGcacctttgaaaagaaaaaaaatcaagtaatcCTGCAAAAATCAGTGTCCCATAATGTCTTCGTACAAAGTGTGTGAAAAACcggatcaaatttaaatttgatttcaaatgatttttcaaATCAACAACATTCCAGCATGAAAATATTTAAAGTTCGAAAGAAATATATACAATCTTGTCAACCTGTCATATagaaaaatttaacataaatattcacttagaatttccacatcaattaatatttttaatttatgtggttaatttaaaattttaattggttttgtGTCTAATGTTGTTTTAaacatttaaattgaaaataatcaatttattccattttaaattttcatatttttttatttaactaaaaataaacgatatttattAAATCCATCCtctcaatttctttttattaaataagcctacttaaaaagaaatatgaatATGTTAAAcgcttaaaaaaatataaatccaCTAGaagcaaaaagaataaatttattaacaaactCACAAAGTCAATGTTAATAACGTAAAACgaaaaaatacataaacttaataatatgattatattcaacTGTTCAGAATATctatgttttcaaatttataatattgaagatacaaaaattattaattgaatctaTACTAAAtcaaaagtgataaaaaaaaaaagttaaattaaacaACAATCGCAATAACACACAAAAGAAACGTCACATAAagtctaaaaaatttaaataaacgtAGTACAAAATTGCTAAATTGATATgacaaattaaattgaatttggcttgttttgaaaatttcatttttggCGGAGTTTGTTAATCCTTCTTAAACCCAAAATTACTCAAATTACTTGGTTATcaaatctaatatatatatatatgacatatCACATGATAATGAACTTCTTATATGAGAATGGTGAAAATAAATcacaaccattagattaaaatgaATGGATAGGATTAAGAAACCctttttaaacaacaaatgtGCATATCCTTATTCTATCCTCTCTCACCACTCACTGTATCCTCTTTCACCACTCACTGTTCATCTTCTCAAACTCACAATCTAACGTGATTTGATCTCCTAACTGATTATCTCTCTCTTGGATTCGATTTTAGTTTATTGTTTTCATGCAACAATCGACGTTGGCAACACCGGCGACGG is from Medicago truncatula cultivar Jemalong A17 chromosome 1, MtrunA17r5.0-ANR, whole genome shotgun sequence and encodes:
- the LOC25483642 gene encoding F-box/kelch-repeat protein At3g23880; translated protein: MAAEADADQPPYLPDELITKILVRLPVKSLIRFKSVCKLWFSLISDSHFANSHFQLTSSTHTRRILFITGIPEFRSIALDSLFTSDSAPALLNPNFDLPKSHFDLKVIGSCRGFILLECFSNIYVWNPSTGVHRQIPSPPPNYSRLNFYGFGYDESRDDYLVVLVSYDCIPYSHDVLSRIWIFSMRANVCNEIVSPAHLPFYSELSPFAYSVVESVFNGAIHWLAIRHDVCEYVIVSFHLIERILLEIPLPDDHDDDIEYGSTDCSLWVFRGFLSLWVMRDEDKVDIWVMKEYKVQSSWSKTLVFDLHTISYISLVCCTKSGDIVGTDGCTGLVRYDNEGEFLEHNDYCKDSENGFGLVVYTESLLSLPSDIEQA